In Mastigocladopsis repens PCC 10914, a single window of DNA contains:
- a CDS encoding TrmH family RNA methyltransferase, whose translation MLTSLQNPLVKQIRKLHSSKERHNQQLFLLEGTHLLEEACAVNYPLEAVCSTPEWQDAHPVLWEKACELCDRAEIVSEDILKAIATTVQPDGVVATAKRGYRVGEVPFTGIVLALETVQDPGNLGTMIRTAAAAEASGLWLSEDSVDLDNPKVLRASAGQWFRLAMAVSSDLKATVQQSRQAGMQVVATLPSATLTYWQVDWRKPSLILLGNEGAGLSPELTAIADLQVQIPVSPRVESLNVAITAALMLYEAQRQKNYE comes from the coding sequence ATGCTAACAAGTTTACAAAATCCCCTGGTTAAGCAAATTCGCAAATTGCACTCCTCAAAAGAACGGCACAATCAGCAGTTATTTTTGTTGGAAGGAACGCATCTGTTAGAAGAAGCTTGTGCAGTAAATTACCCGTTAGAAGCGGTGTGTAGCACTCCAGAATGGCAAGATGCTCATCCTGTGCTGTGGGAAAAAGCTTGTGAACTTTGCGATCGCGCAGAAATTGTCAGTGAAGACATTTTAAAGGCGATCGCCACCACCGTGCAACCGGATGGGGTCGTCGCGACGGCAAAAAGGGGTTATCGCGTTGGGGAAGTGCCGTTTACTGGTATCGTGCTAGCATTGGAAACTGTACAAGATCCAGGCAACTTGGGTACGATGATTCGCACTGCTGCTGCTGCTGAGGCTTCTGGGTTATGGCTCAGTGAAGATAGTGTGGATTTAGACAACCCGAAAGTATTACGTGCTTCCGCTGGACAGTGGTTTCGCCTAGCAATGGCGGTGAGTTCTGATTTAAAAGCGACAGTACAGCAAAGTAGGCAAGCCGGAATGCAGGTTGTAGCAACTTTGCCCAGTGCGACTTTAACTTATTGGCAGGTAGACTGGCGTAAACCCAGTTTGATTTTGTTGGGCAATGAAGGTGCTGGTTTGTCGCCAGAGTTGACAGCGATCGCAGATTTGCAAGTGCAAATTCCTGTCTCTCCAAGAGTAGAGTCCTTAAACGTAGCAATTACCGCCGCTTTGATGTTGTACGAAGCGCAAAGGCAGAAAAATTATGAATGA
- the murA gene encoding UDP-N-acetylglucosamine 1-carboxyvinyltransferase: MEGRRIIPSGSLPDAKSSPTADSSVLQIWGGHRLQGHVKISGAKNSALVIMAGALLCSGECRIRNVPLLADVTRIGQILSALGVSLQQTGDILDIDASDIKTSKAPYELVTQLRASFFAIGPILARLGVAQMPLPGGCAIGARPVDLHVRGLQAMGAEVQIEHGICNAYVPGSSRRLKGAKIYLDLPSVGATETLMMAATLAEGETIIENAAREPEVVDLANFCIAMGAKIYGAGTSTITIVGVPKLHSTEYSIIPDRIEAGTFLVAAAITGSELTLSPVVPDHLLPIIAKLRDIGVPIIQEAADCLRTLRAETLRATDIETLPHPGFPTDMQAPFMALLTLAEGDSVINESVFENRLRHASELNRLGADIRVKGNVAFVRGVPMLSGAPVLGTDLRASAALVLAGLAAEGKTIIQGLRHLDRGYDRLDAKLQQLGARIQRVSVTATKTEAAPSTINPQASIST; encoded by the coding sequence TTGGAGGGTAGGCGTATTATTCCTTCTGGCAGCTTACCAGATGCTAAATCTTCTCCTACAGCAGACTCCTCAGTCCTGCAAATATGGGGTGGGCATCGTTTGCAAGGTCATGTAAAAATTAGCGGGGCAAAAAATTCAGCACTGGTTATCATGGCTGGGGCCTTGCTATGTTCAGGCGAATGTCGCATCCGCAACGTGCCGTTATTGGCAGACGTAACACGCATAGGTCAGATTTTATCGGCTTTAGGTGTTAGCTTACAACAAACCGGAGACATCTTAGACATTGATGCCAGCGACATAAAAACATCAAAGGCTCCTTATGAATTAGTTACCCAGTTGAGGGCAAGTTTTTTTGCCATTGGTCCGATTCTGGCACGGCTGGGAGTCGCGCAGATGCCGTTACCGGGAGGATGTGCCATTGGCGCAAGACCAGTGGATCTGCATGTCCGAGGACTGCAAGCAATGGGAGCTGAAGTCCAGATTGAGCATGGCATTTGTAATGCCTATGTTCCTGGCAGCAGCCGCAGGTTAAAGGGCGCAAAAATATACTTGGATCTCCCTAGTGTAGGAGCCACAGAAACTCTAATGATGGCGGCTACCCTTGCAGAGGGCGAAACCATTATCGAAAATGCTGCACGCGAACCAGAAGTTGTCGATTTGGCGAATTTCTGTATCGCCATGGGAGCAAAAATATACGGTGCCGGAACCAGTACGATTACAATCGTTGGTGTTCCAAAGTTGCACTCCACTGAATATAGCATTATTCCCGATCGCATTGAAGCAGGCACGTTTTTGGTGGCAGCAGCAATTACCGGTTCAGAGCTTACCCTCTCGCCAGTCGTGCCAGATCATCTGCTACCGATAATTGCCAAGCTCCGAGATATTGGAGTGCCAATTATACAGGAAGCAGCTGACTGCTTACGCACCCTGAGGGCAGAAACACTGAGGGCAACTGATATTGAAACTTTGCCCCATCCTGGCTTCCCCACAGATATGCAAGCGCCGTTTATGGCTTTGCTGACACTTGCCGAAGGCGACAGTGTGATTAATGAATCTGTGTTTGAGAATCGTTTGCGCCATGCCTCAGAGTTAAATCGCTTGGGGGCAGATATTCGCGTTAAAGGCAACGTTGCCTTTGTTCGGGGAGTGCCGATGTTGTCGGGCGCACCCGTACTAGGTACAGATTTACGGGCATCAGCTGCATTAGTTTTGGCAGGACTAGCAGCAGAAGGCAAAACTATTATTCAGGGACTGCGTCACCTAGATCGGGGCTACGATAGACTTGATGCCAAGTTGCAGCAATTGGGAGCTAGAATTCAGCGCGTGTCGGTAACAGCGACAAAGACAGAAGCTGCTCCCAGCACAATCAATCCGCAAGCGTCAATATCTACTTAG
- a CDS encoding M48 family metallopeptidase: protein MLPYNTQLIGLKADSFRHPLDLEATKALKRLPGLDMMVRNVLGPLAEQVFYVENIASSVLVGEKQLPHLHRLLLEACKILDIEPPQLYIRQHPAPNAYTFAMRGKQPFIVVHTSLIDMLEPEEIQAVIAHELGHLKCDHSVYLTPVNILILAAAVVPTVGAFLAQAIQAQLLEWVRCAEFTCDRAALLATQNPKVVMSVLMKLAGGSPTLAPQLNLEAFIAQARAYDDISKTELGEMVKTARTAQLTHPVPVLRAREIDRWASSQEYQKLLQNHKIEYNSESATKGGWRNW from the coding sequence ATGTTACCGTACAACACTCAACTGATTGGTCTCAAAGCAGATTCATTTCGTCATCCGCTAGACCTAGAGGCAACCAAAGCACTCAAGCGCCTCCCTGGCTTGGATATGATGGTGCGAAATGTCTTGGGACCGTTGGCGGAGCAGGTTTTCTATGTGGAAAACATCGCTTCTAGCGTTCTTGTCGGTGAAAAACAACTGCCCCATCTGCATCGGCTGTTGTTAGAAGCCTGCAAAATACTGGATATAGAACCACCCCAGCTTTATATTAGACAGCATCCGGCTCCCAATGCCTACACCTTTGCTATGCGGGGAAAACAGCCTTTTATTGTGGTACACACTTCCCTGATTGATATGCTCGAACCAGAAGAAATTCAGGCGGTGATTGCCCATGAATTGGGACACCTCAAGTGTGACCACAGCGTTTACCTGACTCCAGTAAATATATTAATCTTAGCTGCGGCAGTGGTGCCCACCGTCGGAGCGTTTCTTGCTCAAGCAATACAAGCACAACTTTTAGAATGGGTACGCTGTGCAGAGTTTACGTGCGATCGCGCAGCATTGTTAGCAACTCAAAACCCCAAAGTTGTCATGTCAGTGTTGATGAAACTTGCTGGGGGTTCGCCTACCTTAGCACCGCAACTCAACCTGGAGGCTTTTATTGCCCAAGCTCGTGCTTATGATGATATTAGCAAGACCGAACTGGGTGAGATGGTCAAAACTGCTCGAACGGCTCAGTTAACTCATCCAGTGCCAGTCCTAAGGGCAAGAGAAATTGATCGCTGGGCAAGCAGCCAAGAATATCAAAAGTTGTTGCAAAATCACAAAATAGAGTATAATAGCGAGAGTGCTACCAAGGGCGGGTGGCGAAACTGGTAG
- a CDS encoding WecB/TagA/CpsF family glycosyltransferase: MVGRAFLPTQRVLDFPITALRFDEQIQTMLRWASAHESKTICIANVHMLMEAYWNPDFGTVLKNADLVTPDGMPLVWMMRLLGAKYQDRVAGMDVLQASCALAQKLNVSLYFVGSQTEILSRMKERLEQEFPNLKIAAMEPLPFRPLTSTEDDALIQKINSSGAGLVFVSLGCPKQESWMAQHKDKIQAVMIGLGGAFPVYAGIHKRAPRMVRELGLEWLYRWIQEPRRLWGRYTKTIPPFIWLAFKQLLTSTSFISTPFHIRERYLGWKN; this comes from the coding sequence ATGGTAGGAAGAGCTTTTCTACCTACTCAAAGAGTTCTTGATTTTCCGATTACTGCCTTACGCTTTGACGAACAGATACAAACAATGTTGAGGTGGGCTAGTGCCCACGAGAGTAAGACTATATGTATCGCTAACGTACATATGCTGATGGAGGCTTATTGGAATCCAGACTTTGGTACTGTTTTAAAAAATGCGGATCTTGTCACTCCTGATGGTATGCCTCTCGTGTGGATGATGAGGCTTTTAGGAGCTAAATACCAAGACCGCGTAGCAGGCATGGATGTTTTACAGGCATCATGTGCGCTTGCTCAAAAACTGAATGTCAGCCTTTATTTCGTGGGTTCTCAAACAGAAATTCTTTCTCGCATGAAAGAAAGGTTGGAACAGGAATTTCCCAATCTGAAAATTGCAGCTATGGAACCCTTGCCATTCCGTCCCCTGACTTCAACCGAAGATGATGCATTGATTCAAAAAATTAACTCCAGTGGCGCGGGTTTAGTGTTTGTCTCTTTGGGATGTCCAAAGCAAGAAAGTTGGATGGCTCAACACAAAGATAAAATCCAGGCTGTGATGATTGGGTTGGGTGGTGCTTTTCCTGTGTATGCAGGAATCCATAAAAGAGCACCCCGCATGGTACGAGAGTTAGGTTTGGAATGGCTTTATCGGTGGATACAAGAACCCCGTCGTCTTTGGGGTCGTTATACAAAGACTATTCCACCGTTTATCTGGTTGGCTTTTAAGCAACTGTTGACGTCAACTTCTTTTATCAGTACGCCATTTCATATTCGCGAACGGTACTTGGGATGGAAGAATTAG
- the rfbB gene encoding dTDP-glucose 4,6-dehydratase encodes MQTFLVTGGVGFIGSNFILKARQEQWANIINLDKLTYASNPQTVAQLQDDSGYHFVRGDIGDIQLLHHVLEQYQPDAIINFAAESHVDRSILSPQDFIQTNVVGTFQLLEASRAYWEKLSPQKREQFRFLHVSTDEVYGSLGSTDPAFREDTPYAPNSPYAASKAGSDHLVRAYFHTYGLPTLITNCSNNYGPRQFPEKLIPLMILHALNGKSLPIYGDGQNIRDWLYVVDHCEALYIVLKHSRIGETYNIGGNNEQKNLTVVEKICAILDELAPKPDFRHSSLITYVKDRPGHDRRYAIDCSKISSELGWQPKENFESGLLKTIHWYLSNPTWVEQVQSGAYAQWIMHNYGDREAVLSN; translated from the coding sequence ATGCAAACTTTTTTGGTAACTGGCGGAGTTGGTTTTATCGGTTCTAACTTCATTCTGAAAGCTAGACAAGAACAATGGGCAAACATTATCAATCTCGATAAGTTGACCTATGCGAGCAATCCTCAAACTGTAGCTCAGTTGCAGGACGATTCTGGATATCATTTTGTCCGTGGAGACATTGGTGATATTCAACTGTTACATCATGTTTTAGAGCAATACCAACCTGACGCAATTATCAACTTTGCTGCTGAGAGCCATGTTGACCGCTCAATTCTCAGCCCCCAAGATTTTATTCAAACAAATGTAGTAGGAACATTCCAACTTTTGGAAGCGAGTAGAGCCTACTGGGAAAAATTATCCCCCCAGAAGCGAGAGCAGTTCCGTTTCTTGCATGTGTCCACCGATGAAGTATACGGCTCACTCGGTTCAACAGATCCAGCCTTTCGAGAAGATACCCCATACGCTCCCAACAGTCCCTATGCTGCATCAAAAGCAGGGTCTGATCATCTTGTACGAGCTTACTTTCATACCTATGGTCTCCCCACTTTAATAACCAACTGTTCTAACAACTACGGTCCACGCCAGTTCCCCGAAAAACTAATTCCCCTGATGATTCTCCATGCTTTAAATGGTAAATCTCTACCAATCTATGGTGATGGACAAAATATCAGAGACTGGCTGTATGTCGTTGATCACTGCGAAGCCCTCTACATAGTTTTGAAACACAGCCGTATTGGAGAAACTTACAATATTGGTGGTAACAACGAGCAGAAAAACCTAACAGTCGTTGAGAAAATTTGTGCAATCTTAGATGAGTTAGCTCCTAAACCCGACTTTCGCCACTCTTCTCTGATTACTTATGTGAAAGACCGCCCCGGTCATGATCGGCGATATGCTATTGATTGTAGCAAAATTAGCTCAGAATTGGGTTGGCAGCCAAAGGAGAACTTTGAGAGTGGTTTGTTGAAAACCATTCATTGGTATCTAAGCAATCCGACTTGGGTTGAGCAAGTCCAATCAGGTGCCTACGCACAATGGATTATGCACAACTATGGAGATAGGGAAGCAGTATTATCAAACTAA
- a CDS encoding RRXRR domain-containing protein — protein sequence MRIPVISKGGKPLMPTTPSRARRWIKDSKAIKKWSKLGVFYVQLTVEPSNTKTQPIVIGLDPGKLYSGVGVQSSRFTLLMLHLVLPFKTVKDRMEQRAMMRRGRRGRRINRKLPYIQRAHRQARFDNRKQKKVPPSIRANKTLELRVLSEIVKLYPVQGIIVERVMARGDKGFSPVMVGQLWLRKQVEKQFSIEPSTIQGWETSNLRKQLGLPKDKQDKSRQTPETHAVDGVTIAASRWVKYGITSINGMGWKGQINITPSQFVIVKRPPVSSRQLHLMVPAKGGVRRKYGGTVTRHGFRKGDYVEATQGAKTFCGWVSGDTEKQVSVSDASWKRLGQFTAKKVRLIQRSTGLIVLSTRRLSNLLPLKESV from the coding sequence ATGCGAATTCCGGTAATTTCAAAAGGTGGCAAACCACTCATGCCTACGACTCCTAGTCGTGCTAGACGTTGGATAAAGGATAGTAAAGCAATCAAAAAATGGTCAAAGCTAGGCGTATTCTACGTACAGTTAACCGTTGAACCAAGCAATACCAAGACTCAACCTATTGTTATTGGACTAGACCCTGGCAAGCTTTACTCTGGGGTTGGCGTCCAATCTTCCAGATTCACGTTGCTGATGTTGCACCTTGTCTTACCATTCAAAACCGTAAAAGACAGAATGGAGCAAAGAGCGATGATGCGACGTGGTCGTAGAGGGAGACGCATCAACCGCAAGTTGCCATATATTCAACGCGCTCATCGTCAAGCACGATTTGATAACCGCAAACAAAAGAAAGTTCCTCCTAGTATTCGTGCTAACAAAACGCTTGAACTACGGGTATTGAGCGAAATAGTCAAGCTTTATCCAGTTCAAGGCATCATTGTTGAACGTGTTATGGCACGAGGGGACAAAGGATTTAGCCCTGTCATGGTTGGGCAATTATGGTTACGTAAACAAGTAGAAAAGCAATTCAGTATTGAGCCGTCAACTATTCAGGGGTGGGAAACTTCTAACTTGCGTAAACAGTTAGGATTGCCCAAAGACAAACAAGACAAGTCACGCCAAACACCAGAAACTCACGCAGTAGATGGTGTCACAATTGCGGCTAGCCGTTGGGTTAAGTACGGAATAACGTCAATTAACGGTATGGGTTGGAAAGGTCAAATCAATATCACTCCCTCCCAATTTGTTATTGTTAAGCGCCCACCTGTTTCAAGTCGTCAACTACACCTCATGGTTCCGGCAAAAGGCGGAGTGAGGCGCAAGTATGGCGGGACCGTAACTCGTCACGGATTTCGGAAAGGTGATTACGTCGAAGCCACCCAAGGAGCTAAAACTTTTTGTGGATGGGTGAGTGGCGATACCGAAAAACAAGTTTCTGTAAGTGATGCGTCCTGGAAGCGTCTTGGACAATTCACTGCTAAGAAAGTCCGATTGATACAGCGAAGCACGGGGTTAATCGTGCTGTCAACTCGGAGATTGTCAAACCTCCTCCCGTTGAAGGAGTCGGTTTGA
- the rfbA gene encoding glucose-1-phosphate thymidylyltransferase RfbA, which yields MKGIILAGGSGTRLYPLTQVVSKQLMPVYDKPMIYYPLSTLMFAGIREILIISTPAHLPLFQQLLQDGSQWGLKFSYVEQPKPEGIAQAFILGKDFVGDDSVCLILGDNLFYGHGLVEVLARAVQLQEGALIFGYQVAEPQYYGVISFDATGQVISLEEKPSIPKSNYAVPGIYFYDSQVCEIAAQLQPSARNELEITELSQVYLSRGQLKVEILGRGYAWLDTGTHESLHQAASFIQTLEQRQGLKIACIEEIAYRKGYIDADQLYQLATPLAKSSYGRYLLDIISSDLHTVQVQQMDWVASAGVKQELAETERVAS from the coding sequence ATGAAGGGCATTATTTTAGCTGGCGGTTCTGGGACACGGTTGTACCCGCTGACTCAAGTGGTCAGCAAACAACTCATGCCTGTCTACGATAAGCCGATGATCTACTACCCCTTGTCCACTCTGATGTTTGCTGGGATTCGCGAAATCCTCATCATCTCTACACCCGCTCATCTGCCCCTATTTCAGCAACTTTTGCAGGATGGTAGTCAGTGGGGTCTCAAGTTTAGCTATGTTGAGCAGCCAAAACCTGAAGGCATAGCACAGGCATTCATCCTAGGCAAAGATTTTGTTGGTGACGACTCCGTATGCCTAATTTTAGGCGATAACCTTTTCTATGGGCATGGTCTAGTTGAGGTGCTGGCTCGTGCAGTTCAATTGCAGGAGGGCGCACTTATTTTCGGTTATCAAGTCGCTGAACCTCAGTACTATGGAGTAATTTCATTTGATGCAACGGGGCAGGTGATAAGTCTAGAGGAAAAGCCAAGCATTCCTAAATCTAACTATGCTGTGCCTGGTATTTATTTCTATGATTCTCAAGTTTGTGAAATTGCAGCCCAACTCCAACCCTCAGCTCGTAATGAGCTAGAAATTACCGAATTGAGCCAGGTTTATCTGAGTCGCGGGCAACTGAAAGTCGAGATTTTAGGTCGAGGCTATGCCTGGTTGGACACTGGTACTCATGAATCACTTCACCAGGCTGCTAGCTTTATTCAAACCTTGGAACAACGCCAGGGCTTGAAAATAGCTTGTATCGAAGAAATTGCTTACCGCAAAGGATATATTGATGCAGATCAACTCTACCAACTTGCCACACCACTAGCCAAGAGCAGCTATGGGCGTTACCTATTGGACATCATAAGTAGTGATCTTCATACTGTTCAGGTTCAGCAGATGGATTGGGTTGCATCAGCAGGCGTCAAGCAGGAATTGGCAGAAACTGAGAGGGTAGCATCGTGA
- the rfbC gene encoding dTDP-4-dehydrorhamnose 3,5-epimerase, producing the protein MKVTKTAIPDILLIEARVFEDERGFFYESYNERVLREKANIVEHFVQDNHSHSTKNVLRGLHYQIKQPQGKLVRVVVGEVFDVAVDLRTSSQYFGQWIGIQINAKNKQQVWIPAGFAHGFLVLSEYTEVIYKTTEYYAPEYERTILWNDPDLAIAWPVAEEPILSNKDRAGKRLKEAEVFT; encoded by the coding sequence GTGAAGGTTACAAAAACTGCGATTCCTGATATATTGCTGATTGAAGCACGAGTTTTTGAAGATGAACGTGGCTTTTTTTACGAAAGCTACAATGAACGAGTTTTGAGAGAAAAGGCAAATATTGTAGAACACTTCGTGCAAGACAACCATTCTCACTCAACTAAGAATGTACTACGTGGTCTCCACTATCAAATTAAGCAACCTCAAGGCAAATTAGTGAGAGTTGTGGTTGGTGAAGTGTTTGATGTCGCTGTGGACTTAAGGACTAGTTCTCAATACTTCGGTCAATGGATTGGTATTCAAATCAACGCCAAGAACAAGCAGCAGGTTTGGATACCAGCAGGCTTTGCTCATGGTTTCTTAGTACTTTCCGAATATACAGAGGTAATTTATAAAACAACAGAGTATTACGCACCAGAGTATGAACGTACCATCTTGTGGAACGACCCTGATTTAGCGATCGCTTGGCCTGTTGCAGAAGAACCCATTCTCTCCAATAAAGACAGAGCGGGTAAGCGACTGAAAGAGGCAGAGGTGTTTACGTGA
- the rfbD gene encoding dTDP-4-dehydrorhamnose reductase has translation MTRILLTGSTGQVGWELQRSLMTLGQVIPAGREVSTTSLRMDLSQPDTIRNVIREVQPDLIINAAAYTAVDKAESEPELAMAVNGTAPGVIAEEAKLIGAGVIHYSTDYVFNGNQATPYTEQDEPDPQNIYGKTKLAGEKAIQAVGLPHLILRTSWVYGLRGKNFLLTMLKLAREREEIRVVDDQVGSPTWSRMIAESTAQILSQGKKDLMIFLSSNSGVYHLTATGQTSWYGFAKAIFEYDSKRSEYKLEKLVAIPSEQYPTPATRPAYSSLNTQKISSTFGLVFPSWQRNLELVLGS, from the coding sequence GTGACCAGAATACTTTTGACAGGTAGCACAGGTCAAGTTGGTTGGGAACTGCAACGCAGTTTGATGACTCTTGGTCAAGTCATTCCTGCGGGACGTGAAGTGTCCACCACAAGCCTACGTATGGATCTGTCTCAGCCTGACACTATTCGTAATGTCATTCGTGAAGTTCAGCCTGACTTAATTATAAATGCAGCTGCATACACTGCTGTGGATAAGGCAGAGTCAGAACCTGAATTAGCAATGGCTGTCAATGGGACTGCACCAGGTGTGATTGCAGAAGAAGCCAAGCTGATTGGTGCAGGAGTCATTCATTACTCAACAGATTATGTGTTTAACGGTAATCAGGCGACGCCGTATACAGAGCAAGATGAGCCTGACCCACAAAATATCTACGGGAAAACAAAATTAGCTGGTGAAAAGGCAATTCAAGCAGTTGGTCTACCTCATTTGATCCTAAGAACAAGTTGGGTTTATGGATTAAGAGGTAAAAACTTTCTGCTGACGATGCTGAAATTGGCGCGGGAGCGTGAAGAGATAAGAGTTGTGGATGACCAAGTGGGATCTCCAACCTGGAGCAGAATGATTGCTGAATCTACAGCACAAATCTTGTCTCAAGGCAAAAAAGATTTGATGATTTTTTTAAGCAGTAACAGTGGGGTATACCATCTAACAGCTACTGGTCAGACGAGTTGGTATGGCTTTGCAAAAGCGATTTTTGAATATGACTCTAAACGCAGTGAATATAAGTTAGAAAAATTGGTAGCAATACCGTCAGAGCAATATCCAACCCCAGCGACAAGACCAGCTTATTCCTCATTAAATACTCAGAAAATCTCTAGTACATTTGGGCTAGTTTTTCCTAGCTGGCAAAGAAATTTAGAGTTGGTGCTTGGTTCCTGA
- a CDS encoding ABC transporter permease encodes MSTKQLTIEAGRAEKQYWKDLWTYRELFYFLAWRDILVRYKQTAIGLAWALIRPFLTMIVFTVVFSTIAKLPSEGDVPYPIMVYAAQLPWQFFAGALSECSNSLINNANLVSKVYFPRLIVPTSAVIVSFVDFMISGMILLALMAWYNFVPDWRILTLPIFILIAFLAAIGAGLWLAALNVEYRDFRFIVPFIVQFGLYISPVGFSSSIVPEEWRLLYSINPMVAVIDGFRWAILKGQTSIYLPGFALSLGLVALVFVTGIWYFRKTERKFADII; translated from the coding sequence ATGAGCACAAAACAACTGACAATCGAGGCAGGTCGGGCTGAGAAGCAGTATTGGAAAGACTTGTGGACATACCGGGAACTGTTCTACTTTCTTGCATGGCGTGACATTTTAGTGCGCTACAAGCAGACCGCGATCGGACTTGCATGGGCACTGATCCGACCTTTTTTGACAATGATTGTGTTCACAGTCGTATTTAGTACCATAGCTAAGTTGCCGTCTGAAGGTGATGTCCCTTACCCAATTATGGTCTACGCAGCGCAGTTACCTTGGCAGTTTTTTGCCGGCGCTTTGAGTGAGTGTAGCAACAGCTTAATTAATAACGCTAACCTGGTTTCTAAAGTCTACTTTCCTCGGTTGATTGTGCCGACTAGTGCAGTGATTGTTAGCTTTGTAGACTTTATGATTTCTGGGATGATTCTGCTGGCACTGATGGCATGGTACAACTTTGTGCCAGACTGGCGTATTCTCACTCTGCCAATATTTATTTTAATTGCCTTTCTAGCGGCAATTGGAGCAGGGTTGTGGTTGGCAGCGTTAAATGTAGAGTATCGAGATTTTCGCTTCATTGTGCCGTTTATTGTCCAGTTTGGGTTATACATCTCACCCGTGGGGTTTAGCAGCAGCATTGTACCAGAGGAGTGGCGGTTACTCTACTCGATAAACCCAATGGTTGCGGTCATTGATGGCTTCCGTTGGGCAATTTTGAAAGGACAGACAAGTATTTACTTGCCGGGGTTTGCGCTGTCTCTAGGACTGGTTGCTCTAGTGTTTGTGACCGGAATCTGGTATTTCCGCAAGACGGAACGCAAATTCGCTGACATCATTTAG